cagtaaAATAGCAAAGGGAGAGAAGAGATGATTTTACAACGCATACCGGTAGTTGTATTatgagatgaaaaaaaataacatacatgtaatgagATACAATTAGATgtgtataacagaaatattttgattttaccCACTTCCATTGTCTAGAATAATAAATCATCTGAACAAGATGGCTCAATTGTGTACGGGTGTAGTTTTAATGCTGTTGCTATTTCAAAAGTTTAACCTTGACTTACCATTAGCTTGTAGTCTATCCACATTTTCTAGAGGATTGAATGAGCCTTTCACAacctgtaaatatcaaaatgtaaatgaGAAATCAATTAATAATAATGTTATGATCATTGTATAAATGGTTGTGtaaatgattttcaaataagTAGTTCTATAATTACATGCACAACCCTTAACAGCTTCAGCAAAGAGAGTTGAAGAAATTAGTTTGTGTTTTATGCCTACATATAAGGAATCTCCATAGAAATTATACCTGGTAACAAAACAAATGACGGTTAATTACATACTGATATTATTCACTCTGCCaaaaagacaaaacatgaaGTATCAAAGTGTTGTATGTAAGAAATACAGTATATGCTATAGATATGTCATTGATAAAAgaaatttttctttcatattatCAAGAACAtaatttaccaatattaatgaATCACTTTTAGTAGACACATATGAACTTACCTTATCTTCTTGTACATCCATGCCAAACCGAACCTTGTGAATGATGTGTGTCATATCTGGGTTTTGTGGTTGAACTTTAGATGAATGTGTGGATACATGGAAATTTCCTGGTATCTATTAACAGAAGTAAAGTAACAACGAATAATAAAATTAGTCTGGCCTCAGACTCTAAGTGGTTGGTTTAAATAAGGATTAAcatgaatagattttttatgttatggagatataacacaaaaatcttagtgtactctaaataaaccgcaaagcagtttatgatgagagtacactcagatttgtgttatatctccataactataaaaaatctattcaaattaatccttataattcaatttagtaaagataatctcttcaatattcaaaattcattttgggactcttttgtctatgaaatcattacgtcGTAATCTCAGctaatcagaagcaacgttacaaacggcgacgccattttttcctttatgggctgttaaagtaaatttttttGAGCCAATGAAAATCCTCTtcacaagcaaaattgaattattaccCAGATAAACTGATACTAATACTGCAAAATCTCCTGTAGTAAGAAACTAATTACACAGGCAATGTCCGAGATAAAAGCATCAAGTTAAAATTTAGATAGACTTTTAATTTTCTGGAGAAAAGGTTTCTTCAAAAGGTAGAGGCATGTTGTGCCTACCTAACTTCaatgtacatttaatttcaCCACAAAAAGTGCAAAGATTGCATGAGTATGCAAATCAGTTTAGGAGGATAACACAGTCAACCTATACAAATTGTCAAACTACTGATTTTTAGCAGGATGTTAAATCTCTCATTTAAGAAAATAGATGTGTTGAACCGATTATCACACAAGTAATTAATTGATATCAGATAATGAGATTAAGTCCAgattataaaaaatgaagttGAAACAAAATGTACCTTATTTACAAGAAAGTGACTCTCCATCCGACAGCCTTCAGAACTGTCCGTCGCCAGATCAAACTTTTGTGTATTGTCTTGGAAACCAACCTCATGTCTCCCCATATCATCCTGTATATCTAACCCAAGATCTGTGGAAAAATAACAAGTTAACAATCCTTATGTTATACATACTCTCCATATATTGTTCAAAAATTTCCACGGAATGTAGAACCAATGGTTACCAAACAGACCAGCTGATATCCAGGAGATCAGAGTTCAATTCCAGGTAGGGCCCTTGAAAGAGATTCATGAGTATCTTCCCTATTCTATCAAAATGCCTAGGTAGATCAAAATGCAAGGGGTTCTTGAGCTGCCAAATTAATCCCTGTTCCGTCTTGCATATTAAGGAGTTATCTGGCCTTACGGGTAGAACTTAATTGCGACGTGTCATGTATTGGCTAGGTCAACGTCATATCTGTTAGAGAAAACGACCCgaatttcactcacaaaatcATGAAGTCACTAGAAATAAGCTATTTCTGAGATATttctgtaatgtgcaaagacggAATGCCATGAATTATTTTGGTTTGACAAATTAACTTTTAGTCATAGCTCAAAAGACAATTTAAGCTAGGCTTCAATACTATTAATCTGTTCTCTATAGTCATAATGGTCTTCATATATGCTCCTGATAAGCTTTACTTCTACTTACATTCACATTTGAGGTTTGGGAGTGTGATGTTGAGAAAAACTGGAATCTTCTCAGAATGCTTTACAGGATCTTCAACTGTTAGCTCACTTACTCTGTAATGTATAAAATAGCAGCCATCAGAAACAACTTGTTTACATAGCAGCCATCAGAAACAAAAACCATTGACTATCAACTCATTTTAACAGTGCTACCAAACTGATGAGATGAGCCAAAAGGCTCAAGGTAATAAAAGAATTTACTTTAAAAGGGACTtggaaaatgtgaaaatatgaTGATGCAATTTTAAGCTATATCCACCAACAATGTATATCATGTACACATGGTTGGAGGTTTatctttttaaaacatttctttggAGTTTGAATAGGTAAATCTAGTCAAAGTAAAGCAAATTAAATGTTATCAATTGTAAATGAGAAATATCAATTAATTGAATCAATGACATGGATCAAATTAGCAAATTATCACATTTACATTGGATTAATGGATTAAATCGTTGTAAAAGTActttatattaatgaatttaaatatttcaagcCTTTGAATCACTACTGTAAAACCACTTGATTTTTGtgtatacaatattatttcAAGTCTTGTTATTTTCTACATATTTCAGAATACTTGCATTTCCAATCAAGTGTGTTTACTGactattgtatattttatgtcaCATTTTATATAGTAATTGGCGACATATTTGAATTCACGTTCCAGCTCTCTCACAAAAGTAAGCGAAAATTATTATCTCAGCTCGTGACAATAAAGTGGTTTATTGTAATCAGTACTTACGTGTCAACAGTTATAAACAGAGAAAGTTCCGacagaaatagaaaaattataaataaaacactAGAGATAGATATACAGGCTCCAGTTAAGGTTGGCTGTGTCAGGTCCTTAGGAACTTTACGGTAAATATCAAACCTGGAAGACAATAAAAAGAATGTCTTAAATAcagtaattaataaataaaataacagaTAGATCAAAATACACCAATTTGTACAGTTTGTCATAACAGTTTATGTGACAAATGCTctgatatctttttttttcaaaagctaAAATCACAATTTGCTATTAaacttccatttttttttttttttttttttcgttgatttttttttttttttttttttcatatattatgaTTAGAAATGTATATATTCTAGCCTACATGGATATGTTTCTGGTCATATGAAAGAGACCTAGAACTTACTAATACATAATGATCccgaatttattttaaaattgatcgGCTGCAACATATGTTTCGGTGCTTAATTTAATTAATAGACATGATACTGATCCTCGCAAAATCGTTCTTATggacaaacaaattaaaaaataaaggcATGCATGCTAGGCGATTGCATAAAATGAAAAAGTAGGCCTTTTACTGTGTTTAACAAATCAAAATCTCGTATCTCTTGACATTTAGCCAGTGGGTATGTAACACGTATGCAGTCAGAAACGAGACATACATGTAAACAACGTCTGATCCAAACGACAATTTTACTGCTCGTGCTACATGGTCTCGACTTTAGTCGGTAATTTATAAACTAACAAACCAAAAAGGGAATTTATTCTCAACAATACATACCTCCGAATGTCGAACTGCATCTTGTTTGTAAAATTTTACGCATCCAGCTGGAAAGAAGAAAATGTGCCAACCGGCAGATGTGAAACGGAAGTTACGTTATTTCTGTCTGGTGGATTTTGATTGGCTTTTATGAAAACGAAAGTAagttgtaaattgtttacaatttttgtctaattacaacaaattatttcattctTCTGTGGTATTTCAGTTATATTGATATGGACTTTAAGTTTTTAATGGGTTATTATTTTGCTTAATTCGAATGAGTATAATGCAGGAAACGCCTATGAAAATACCTGAGTAGGTTAATTTGATCAGATGACAACGAAatcgaagggaagtaactcggaATATCAACAGGTGCGTGTTTCGGTTCTTTGCCAAAGTTATATCCGCTTAACATGGTGCGGTAGGAATTCTACATTTATGTtcacttaatttattttcaaaatatccgACCTGTAATACTAAAAATTAATCTTGATCTCCAAAGTGGATAACTCATCGGATCAGCACGTCAAAGATCTGAGTATTATTCATTTCGAATTtggaattgaattgaattttgaatattgttttgTGAATTTCTGAACATGCATTCGgttttgaaaggaaaataaatGAAGAAAGGTCATAATTGAGTAAtgcatttattaaataaaaagaatgGTTTAATATATTTGTCGCCTATGCTATTTATGATCATAGGTTGATTTTGGTAATGGACTTAGAGCATGTAAATTGCTTTCCTGAAGATTGTGATAAACGGATAATGGTGGAGATGTTGAAGATGAATACAGAAAAGCCctttatataacattatttcGCATTTACCCGGAGTTGAAAACTTGATGTATGAAGTCATACATTATCGttatcatttgttttcaaattaaagatgctccaccgcttacaaatggtattttttcactatcaaaaacaggagcaaacgattcagtagtatttttcttcagttacaaaagttacttactttatttACACCAGTACCACATTTGAAAACTTTgcgcttctaattttacttaaagttaaaaatatgaaaaataattaattgcatcccgtatatcatatatggaatgaagtaatgattgcgcatgcaccaaaggcgaaatgaattattttatgttattttttgtgttaattgagcatatatatacacgattaaacgaatattatttatgctctgtcggcggtggagcatctttaacttaatCATTTCTAGAAGAAATGAAAATCTTGGTATGATTTAGTATATTTCTAAAAGTTCCTGGGCTAATACattggtaaataaataaattggtaaataaataaataaacaaagcCAATACTTGATATACAGCCTGTTGATGATGGCGGGGTGTGTTAATTATACGTGTATTTTCTAATATGAATCCTAATTTATCTTGCCTCTGCTATCCGCCTTCGTGTttgattgtatattattgtgatatacatatatgcatcATCAATCTTGTTAAAATACAGATCGCCATTACATAACGTATGGTGATCTGACGGCCATGCCAGATAGTTCATGGTcataacgtagtgtataatatggtaatctatattttaatcatattgttCACATCTCCATATCACTTTGATTTTTGTCGGAGTCTTCTAGTTGATTACATACAATGAATTTGTCGTTAAGTACGCAAACAGATTTCCCGAGAATTGCTTTTGGCAGGTCATTTATATACCAATGTACGATGAAGAGGATATGACCCAGAACACTACCTTGGTGAACTCCACTATCTATTTGTACTCAGtcagaatttattttatttccgcGTACCTCAACTTTCATGATATTTTAGACCCCTTGAGTTCCGAAGCTTACCGTCTCATTTCTTCCGAAGCGCCTCGGTTTTCTGCATGGCAGACATTTTGTCTGTTCGTGGAATCACCACTTCAAACCACGTGATTCCCGACAGTGTACGTGAAGGTGGAAAGCCTTAGACTCTAAATTTCTAAAGTTTTGTTTGGTTAGTCACAAAATGTTACCGATAATTtctattataattttattaaaacgaTATGGGTTTTATAGGCCTCGGAATGATCGGAAGGGAACGACACAAGGTCATCATCCGAAGATGGTGATGACGTCGTCATCGATCTGGAGGATGAGGTAATTTAAGTTTTATTACATCTACCTGGTATTTTATTGGATTTTCTCAATACGTAAGAGATATCATTGCCGATATCAAACTGTAAATTGcatttgatatatacatatgacatgTTTATAAACTGTTTTCAAGTgctatattgtattttttcattgatcataatgtattaatttgtttgttaagGTAGAAGACAAAGAATGACCTTCAGTGGTATGTATCTCTgcaaataaagtattttttcttAAGACAATTCTATTCTGGTCCAATTTTCAATCTTGTTGTAATTAGCATTAAacctaaaacaaaaataacaaaaataataatacaattttcTAAAGACGTATTTGAACACACAGTTTAGTAAGTTTTCTGGCGCTTGATCAAGCTAAATATGAC
This genomic window from Argopecten irradians isolate NY chromosome 11, Ai_NY, whole genome shotgun sequence contains:
- the LOC138335268 gene encoding endoplasmic reticulum-Golgi intermediate compartment protein 1-like; translation: MQFDIRRFDIYRKVPKDLTQPTLTGACISISSVLFIIFLFLSELSLFITVDTVSELTVEDPVKHSEKIPVFLNITLPNLKCEYLGLDIQDDMGRHEVGFQDNTQKFDLATDSSEGCRMESHFLVNKIPGNFHVSTHSSKVQPQNPDMTHIIHKVRFGMDVQEDKVVKGSFNPLENVDRLQANAIHTHDYIVKIVPTVYEDIKGNIHFPYQYTYSHRDMLQYGHGGRVMPAIWFRYDLSPITVRYNEKRKPFYTFLTTICAIIGGTFTVAGIIDSCIFTASEIIRKLEIGKQS